One stretch of Cryptosporangium aurantiacum DNA includes these proteins:
- a CDS encoding zinc-dependent alcohol dehydrogenase family protein has product MRQAVMHAPGDVRVEQRDRPTILKPTDAVIRVAAACVCGSDLWPYRGIEPVNGPTAMGHEYVGIVEEVGSEVRDITPGQFVVGSFFTSDNTCEICRAGYQSRCPHLEFIIDETGGAQAEFLRVPWADGTLVATPELPSDDLIPSLLAASDVLGTGWFGAVAAEVGPGKTVAVVGDGAVGLLGVLAAKQLGAERIIAMSRHTDRQKLALEFGATDIVTERGDEGVAKIKELTGGYGAHSVIEAVGTQESMMQAIRSARPGGHVGYVGVAHGVALPGEELFFSGVHLHGGPAPVRRFLPDLIDLIVKREINPGKVFDLELSLDEAAEGYRAMDERRAVKALLRP; this is encoded by the coding sequence ATGCGCCAAGCAGTCATGCACGCCCCGGGCGACGTCCGCGTCGAGCAGCGCGACCGGCCCACCATCCTCAAGCCCACCGATGCGGTGATCCGCGTGGCGGCCGCCTGCGTGTGCGGGTCGGACCTGTGGCCCTACCGGGGCATCGAGCCGGTCAACGGGCCCACCGCGATGGGCCACGAATACGTGGGCATCGTCGAGGAGGTGGGCAGCGAGGTCCGGGACATCACACCGGGCCAGTTCGTCGTCGGCTCGTTCTTCACGTCCGACAACACCTGCGAGATCTGCCGGGCCGGCTACCAGAGCCGCTGCCCGCACCTGGAGTTCATCATCGACGAGACCGGCGGCGCACAGGCCGAGTTCCTGCGCGTGCCGTGGGCGGACGGCACGCTGGTCGCCACCCCGGAACTGCCGTCCGACGACCTGATCCCGAGCCTGCTGGCCGCCTCCGACGTCCTCGGCACCGGATGGTTCGGTGCGGTCGCCGCCGAGGTCGGCCCCGGCAAGACGGTGGCCGTCGTCGGTGACGGCGCGGTCGGCCTGCTCGGCGTGCTCGCCGCCAAGCAGCTGGGCGCCGAACGGATCATCGCGATGAGTCGCCACACCGACCGGCAGAAGCTCGCCCTCGAGTTCGGCGCGACCGACATCGTGACCGAGCGCGGTGACGAGGGCGTGGCGAAGATCAAGGAGCTGACCGGCGGGTACGGTGCCCACTCCGTGATCGAAGCGGTCGGCACGCAGGAGTCGATGATGCAGGCGATCCGCTCGGCCCGTCCCGGTGGCCACGTCGGCTACGTCGGCGTCGCGCACGGCGTCGCGCTGCCCGGCGAGGAGCTGTTCTTCTCCGGCGTGCACTTGCACGGCGGTCCGGCCCCCGTCCGGCGGTTCCTGCCCGACCTGATCGACCTGATCGTCAAGCGGGAGATCAACCCGGGCAAGGTCTTCGACCTGGAGCTGTCGCTGGACGAGGCCGCGGAGGGCTACCGGGCGATGGACGAGCGTCGCGCCGTCAAGGCCCTGCTCCGGCCCTGA
- a CDS encoding NADP-dependent oxidoreductase gives MKAIGFTRHGAPEVLETLELPDPTAGAGEVRIRVRAASVNPVDAIIRLGLFDGMVADDRHPLVTGMDVAGTIDAIGPDQPDGFDLAVGDAVIGFVVPSGSHGGYSEYIVLPSLSVTRMPSNVDFVAGASFLSNALTAELTLEALALPSGSTLAVTGAAGAVGGYLVELGAARGLVVIADAAADDEKLVRGLGATHVVRRGAEFVGDVLDVTDGRGADALGDGAILTDAVLPAVRDGGQIAFYLPTDVRPDRGITPFHSYVMRSATRHDAIERLARMVERGELTTRVAEVYPADDAVAAHQRLEQGKLRGRQILTF, from the coding sequence ATGAAAGCGATCGGCTTCACCCGCCACGGAGCGCCCGAGGTGCTCGAAACCCTCGAACTGCCGGACCCGACCGCCGGCGCCGGTGAGGTGCGCATCCGCGTCCGCGCCGCCTCGGTCAACCCGGTCGACGCGATCATCCGCCTCGGGTTGTTCGACGGAATGGTGGCGGACGACCGGCACCCGCTGGTCACCGGCATGGACGTCGCGGGAACGATCGACGCGATCGGGCCCGACCAGCCCGACGGCTTCGACCTCGCGGTGGGCGACGCGGTGATCGGGTTCGTGGTGCCCTCCGGCAGCCACGGCGGATACAGCGAATACATCGTGCTCCCCTCGCTGTCGGTCACTCGGATGCCCTCGAACGTCGATTTCGTCGCCGGGGCGTCATTCCTGTCCAACGCGCTGACCGCGGAGCTGACGCTCGAAGCGCTGGCCCTACCGTCCGGATCGACGCTCGCCGTCACCGGCGCCGCCGGAGCGGTGGGCGGCTATCTGGTGGAGCTGGGCGCCGCCCGCGGCCTGGTGGTCATCGCTGACGCGGCGGCGGACGACGAGAAGCTCGTGCGCGGTCTCGGAGCGACGCACGTCGTCCGCCGGGGCGCCGAGTTCGTCGGCGACGTCCTGGACGTCACTGACGGCCGCGGGGCCGACGCCCTCGGGGACGGCGCGATCCTCACCGACGCGGTGCTTCCGGCGGTCCGGGACGGCGGGCAGATCGCGTTTTACCTGCCCACCGACGTCCGGCCGGACCGCGGGATCACGCCGTTCCACTCCTACGTCATGAGGTCGGCCACCCGGCACGACGCGATCGAGCGACTGGCGCGGATGGTCGAGCGCGGCGAGCTGACGACGCGTGTGGCCGAGGTCTACCCGGCCGACGACGCCGTGGCCGCCCACCAACGGCTCGAGCAGGGAAAACTGCGCGGCCGCCAGATTCTGACGTTCTGA
- a CDS encoding DUF2255 family protein, producing the protein MTSWTTDQLDRIGDADELQISAPRSDGRPRRPVPIWVVRHGDGLYVRSYRGASGGWYRGAQLHHEGRISVGGVDAEVAFTEVLEDDAVQDHLDAVYRSKYGRYGPGYVDAMVAPQARATTLRLDPR; encoded by the coding sequence GTGACGTCCTGGACCACCGATCAACTCGACCGGATCGGCGACGCCGACGAACTGCAGATCAGCGCGCCACGGTCGGACGGCAGACCCCGGCGGCCGGTCCCTATCTGGGTCGTCCGGCACGGCGACGGCCTGTACGTGCGCTCGTACCGTGGAGCCTCGGGTGGCTGGTACCGCGGTGCCCAGTTGCATCACGAGGGGCGCATCAGCGTCGGCGGCGTCGACGCCGAGGTGGCGTTCACCGAGGTCCTCGAGGACGACGCCGTACAGGACCACCTCGACGCGGTCTACCGCAGTAAGTACGGCCGTTACGGGCCGGGCTACGTCGACGCGATGGTCGCGCCGCAGGCCCGCGCCACGACCCTCCGACTCGATCCCCGCTGA
- a CDS encoding zinc-dependent alcohol dehydrogenase family protein: MRGAVMYAPGDVRVEDRPDPRIEQPTDAIIRLTATCVCGSDLWPYRGVEKLEGPTPMGHEYVGIVEEVGNEVTALKPGQFVVGSFWASDNTCANCRNGYQSGCIHRVLMGTIGTQSEYARIPLADGTLVATPEVPSAELIPSYLAASDVLGTGWFGVVAAEAGPGKTVAVVGDGAVGLLAILAAKQLGAERIIAFSRHADRQKLATEFGATDIVTERGDEGVARIKDLTDGLGAHSVVEAVGTQESMLQAMHSTRPGGNVGFVGVAHDVNLPGMDLFMSLVRLHGGPAPVRRFLPDLLDLIGNRTIDPGKVFDLDLPLEQAAEGYKAMDERRAIKTLLRP; encoded by the coding sequence ATGCGTGGTGCAGTGATGTACGCCCCCGGTGACGTCCGGGTCGAGGACCGCCCGGATCCGCGAATCGAGCAGCCCACCGATGCGATCATCCGGCTGACGGCGACGTGTGTGTGCGGCTCGGACCTGTGGCCCTACCGGGGCGTCGAGAAACTCGAAGGCCCGACGCCGATGGGACACGAGTACGTCGGGATCGTGGAGGAGGTCGGCAACGAGGTCACCGCGCTCAAGCCCGGCCAGTTCGTCGTCGGGTCGTTCTGGGCCTCCGACAACACCTGTGCGAACTGCCGGAACGGGTACCAGTCCGGCTGCATTCACCGCGTCCTGATGGGCACGATCGGCACCCAGTCGGAGTACGCGCGGATCCCCCTCGCGGACGGGACTCTCGTCGCCACGCCCGAGGTTCCGTCCGCGGAGCTGATCCCGTCGTACCTGGCGGCCTCGGATGTCCTGGGCACCGGCTGGTTCGGCGTCGTCGCCGCAGAAGCCGGCCCCGGCAAAACCGTGGCCGTCGTCGGTGACGGCGCGGTCGGCCTGCTCGCGATCCTCGCGGCCAAACAGCTCGGCGCGGAGCGGATCATCGCGTTCAGCCGCCACGCCGACCGGCAGAAACTCGCCACCGAGTTCGGCGCCACCGACATCGTCACCGAACGCGGCGACGAGGGCGTGGCCCGCATCAAGGACCTCACCGACGGGCTCGGCGCCCATTCGGTCGTCGAAGCCGTCGGCACGCAGGAGTCGATGCTGCAGGCCATGCACTCCACCCGCCCCGGTGGGAACGTCGGCTTCGTCGGCGTCGCACACGACGTCAACCTGCCCGGCATGGACCTGTTCATGTCGCTGGTCCGCTTGCACGGCGGGCCCGCCCCGGTCCGACGTTTCCTGCCCGACCTGCTCGACCTGATCGGCAACCGCACGATCGACCCCGGCAAGGTCTTCGACCTCGACCTCCCCCTCGAGCAGGCCGCAGAAGGCTACAAAGCCATGGACGAACGCCGCGCGATCAAGACCCTGCTCCGCCCCTGA
- a CDS encoding helix-turn-helix transcriptional regulator: protein MDNRAEVREFLISRRAKMTPQRAGLPAVGNRRVPGLRRSEVAALAGVSVEYYAKLERGALGGVSASVLDALARALQLDDAERAHLFRLAHAADGTSAGMRPRRRPSKRWQAPPTLQWVLDRFTAPAIVRNGRMDLLAVNELGRAMHSALYESQSSEQPNFARYTFLDEDSHRFYPNWETAADICVTILRTEAGRDPFNKELHDLVGELSTRSDDFRRRWSSHDVRAHGAGTKQFHHQVVGELDLAYESVDMVSEPGLTLTLYAAEPGSTSAQRLDLLASWTTRSAVPS from the coding sequence GTGGACAATCGCGCAGAGGTCCGCGAGTTCCTGATCTCTCGCCGGGCCAAGATGACACCGCAGCGTGCGGGCCTGCCCGCCGTCGGCAATCGGCGGGTGCCCGGGTTGCGCCGCAGTGAGGTCGCCGCACTCGCCGGGGTGAGCGTCGAGTACTACGCCAAGCTCGAGCGTGGCGCTCTCGGCGGCGTCTCCGCCTCGGTGCTCGACGCGCTCGCCCGAGCACTGCAACTCGACGACGCCGAACGCGCGCACCTGTTCCGCCTCGCGCACGCCGCCGACGGCACCAGCGCCGGCATGCGGCCGCGGCGGCGTCCCTCGAAGCGCTGGCAGGCGCCTCCCACCCTGCAGTGGGTGCTGGACAGGTTCACGGCTCCAGCGATCGTCCGCAACGGCCGGATGGATCTGCTGGCCGTCAACGAGCTCGGTCGTGCCATGCACTCCGCGCTCTACGAGAGCCAGTCGAGCGAGCAGCCGAACTTCGCCCGCTACACGTTCCTCGACGAGGACTCCCACCGCTTCTACCCGAACTGGGAGACGGCCGCCGACATCTGCGTCACGATCCTGCGCACCGAAGCCGGTCGGGACCCGTTCAACAAAGAACTCCACGACCTCGTCGGCGAGTTGTCCACCCGCAGCGACGACTTCCGCCGCCGGTGGAGCAGCCACGACGTCCGCGCCCACGGCGCCGGCACCAAACAGTTCCACCATCAGGTGGTCGGCGAGCTCGACCTCGCCTACGAGAGCGTCGACATGGTCTCCGAGCCCGGGCTCACGCTCACCCTCTACGCCGCCGAACCCGGCTCTACGTCCGCGCAGAGGCTGGACCTGCTTGCCTCGTGGACGACGCGCTCGGCCGTGCCTTCGTAA
- a CDS encoding (R)-mandelonitrile lyase: protein MELLPVRPTVKTPASNFTGDVYMTPIFFGTLPSHLTVALVRFTPGARTNWHRHGVGQTLHVTEGVGLVGIRDGSVLRIHAGETVVCPPDEDHWHGATSDTFMSHLAITEALPDGGDPTTWLEPLPQEEYEKANQH from the coding sequence ATGGAACTGCTACCCGTCCGTCCCACTGTGAAGACCCCGGCGTCGAACTTCACCGGCGACGTCTACATGACGCCGATCTTCTTCGGCACGCTGCCCTCGCACCTGACCGTCGCGCTGGTGCGCTTCACCCCCGGCGCCCGGACCAACTGGCATCGCCACGGAGTGGGTCAGACCCTGCACGTCACCGAAGGCGTCGGCCTGGTCGGCATCCGCGACGGAAGCGTGCTGCGCATCCACGCCGGTGAGACAGTCGTCTGCCCGCCGGACGAGGACCACTGGCACGGCGCGACAAGCGACACGTTCATGAGCCACCTCGCGATCACCGAGGCGCTTCCCGACGGCGGGGACCCCACCACGTGGCTGGAGCCCCTCCCGCAGGAGGAGTACGAGAAGGCCAACCAGCACTAG
- a CDS encoding nuclear transport factor 2 family protein, whose product MTNSDEIALVQRFYGARGDRAVIDGVMSQDVVWDITPGWPHGTVYRGLDAVLEFLARVGQEFSPVIARPEQFFADGAGHVTVLGHYAATGPSGRSADVRFTHLWTIADGTITRLDQTADTLLLEQLKEKQ is encoded by the coding sequence ATGACCAATTCCGACGAGATTGCGCTGGTACAGCGCTTCTACGGCGCCCGCGGTGACCGCGCCGTGATCGACGGGGTGATGTCCCAGGACGTCGTCTGGGACATCACACCCGGCTGGCCCCACGGCACCGTCTACCGCGGCCTCGACGCGGTGCTGGAATTCCTCGCCCGGGTCGGGCAGGAGTTCTCTCCGGTCATCGCACGACCGGAGCAGTTCTTCGCCGACGGTGCGGGCCACGTGACCGTCCTCGGCCACTATGCCGCCACCGGCCCCTCCGGACGCTCCGCCGACGTGCGGTTCACCCACCTGTGGACCATCGCGGACGGCACGATCACCCGGCTCGACCAGACCGCCGACACGTTGCTCCTGGAGCAGCTGAAGGAGAAGCAATGA
- a CDS encoding multidrug effflux MFS transporter — protein sequence MSVRAPAPGLATRRARMTSGLVATVVFLTAIAPLATDLYVPAFPQVADDLSATATQVQLTLTTFFVGMALGQLIGGPVSDQRGRRLPLIGALLLMSVASVVCALTPSIGVMMAARFVQGFSGGWAMVIGRAVIVDLATGVRLVRVLNVIAAVGGVAPVVGPLIGAVILQLSHWRVSFWAVAVLGVVMTLAVLAAVPESLPPEKRHSGGLRAFAMAGREVLGQRRYVGYLLVTGASMGALFAYVATSAFVLQSMNGLSPTAYSVDFAANAAGMTVAALVAARLAGRVATRKVVLVGLVALAAAGVAMLIGAVWFGTPLLVAIICFLVIMVAQGLVVPNGGALASGEVPEHPGTGSAVLGCVQWGAAGLIAPIAGLGGEHTAVPMALLVVAGAALSLLGLLVIARPATRTLAKETQQ from the coding sequence ATGTCCGTGCGCGCACCCGCTCCCGGGCTCGCGACGCGTCGAGCCCGGATGACGTCCGGCCTGGTCGCCACGGTCGTGTTCCTGACCGCGATCGCGCCGCTGGCGACCGACCTGTACGTTCCGGCGTTTCCCCAGGTCGCGGATGATCTGTCCGCGACCGCGACGCAGGTGCAGCTGACGCTGACGACGTTCTTCGTCGGCATGGCGCTGGGCCAGCTGATCGGAGGGCCGGTCTCCGACCAGCGCGGGCGGCGGCTCCCGCTGATCGGCGCCCTGCTGCTGATGAGCGTCGCCTCGGTGGTGTGCGCGCTGACCCCCTCGATCGGGGTGATGATGGCGGCGCGGTTCGTGCAGGGCTTCAGCGGTGGCTGGGCGATGGTGATCGGCCGGGCAGTCATCGTCGATCTCGCGACCGGGGTGCGTCTGGTGCGGGTGCTGAACGTGATCGCCGCGGTGGGCGGCGTCGCTCCGGTGGTCGGGCCGCTGATCGGCGCGGTGATTCTGCAGCTGTCGCACTGGCGGGTCTCGTTCTGGGCCGTCGCGGTCCTCGGCGTCGTGATGACGCTCGCGGTGCTCGCCGCGGTGCCGGAGTCACTGCCGCCGGAGAAGCGGCACAGCGGGGGCCTGCGGGCATTCGCGATGGCCGGGCGGGAGGTTCTCGGGCAGCGCCGGTACGTGGGCTATCTGCTGGTGACCGGGGCGTCGATGGGTGCGTTGTTCGCCTACGTCGCAACGTCGGCGTTCGTGCTGCAGTCGATGAACGGCCTGTCGCCGACCGCGTACTCGGTCGATTTCGCGGCGAACGCCGCGGGTATGACGGTGGCCGCGCTCGTCGCGGCTCGGCTGGCCGGCCGGGTCGCCACGCGTAAGGTCGTCCTGGTCGGGTTGGTGGCGTTGGCCGCCGCCGGTGTGGCGATGCTGATCGGCGCGGTGTGGTTCGGTACACCACTACTGGTGGCGATCATCTGTTTCCTGGTGATCATGGTCGCGCAGGGCCTGGTCGTGCCGAACGGGGGAGCGCTCGCGTCGGGCGAGGTACCGGAGCATCCGGGCACCGGCTCGGCGGTACTCGGCTGTGTGCAGTGGGGCGCGGCCGGGCTGATCGCGCCGATCGCCGGGCTCGGCGGCGAGCACACCGCGGTGCCGATGGCGCTGCTCGTGGTCGCCGGAGCAGCCCTGTCCCTGCTCGGCCTCCTCGTCATCGCCCGCCCTGCGACCCGCACGCTCGCGAAGGAGACCCAACAGTGA
- a CDS encoding glycoside hydrolase family 2 TIM barrel-domain containing protein, which translates to MRRTSFNEGWFVAEEASSGAPVGPVTVPYDAMLFEPRNARTPNGFHTGFFPGGVYRYSKTFVAPEEWRDQHVLVEFEGVYLRSEVFLNGRLIGGRPSGYAEFTVPLHGGLEFGTDNVLEVVAHNDRLPNSRWYSGSGIYRPVHLLVGPQAHIAPEGPRFTTEAVQDGSATVGIATRIVNDGAVARSVTISTVLVLPSGARVGPVMERIRLAPGESTTVRQTAAIVGAALWSPETPHLHTGTVRLLGGEELLDEAAAEFGIRTLTADSRHGLRLNGVPVKLRGACIHHDNGPIGAHTLDAAEHRRVRILKESGYNAIRSAHNPVSRATLRACDRLGVLVMDELTDVWWRTKQPFDYGLDFEEWWERDLEAMILKDVNHPSVIMYSIGNEIAETATPRGVRLSQAMAGRARDLDPTRLVTNGINGFLNLIASMNDEKVARKAEAARARGESFGKNLIVVLNHVMGVLEKVLPHLVRLPRVDRRTRDAFAALDVAGYNYMAGRYRKDTQRYPDRLIVGTETNPPDTARVWREIEALPQVLGEFAWTGWDYVGEAGIAAIEYDQPRRLFKPYPALLAGEPVIDITGFAQPQAYLNQVAWRLRTDPYIAVHEVQHSGRKRVSNSWRSGNVVHSWSWEGFEGTAATVEVYADAARVDLVLNGAVVGSASIGAQQAFTGRFTVVYRPGELAAIAYDETGTEIGRDVLRSTSEILRLRLEPETEGLIADGSDLLYVPISLTDDDGRVKPLADRLVDLHVDGAATLLGFGSAQPITAEAFTGTSHSTYRGRALAVLRAGHAPGDVTITATAQGCDPVSVTVPVRRPGR; encoded by the coding sequence ATGCGCCGTACGTCGTTCAACGAGGGGTGGTTCGTCGCCGAGGAGGCTTCCTCCGGCGCGCCGGTCGGTCCGGTGACCGTGCCGTACGACGCCATGCTGTTCGAGCCTCGGAACGCGCGGACCCCGAACGGTTTCCACACGGGCTTCTTCCCGGGCGGTGTCTATCGGTACTCGAAGACGTTCGTCGCGCCGGAGGAGTGGCGTGACCAGCACGTCCTAGTGGAGTTCGAAGGCGTCTACCTCCGTTCGGAGGTCTTTCTCAACGGGCGGCTGATCGGCGGGCGGCCGTCCGGGTACGCGGAGTTCACCGTGCCGCTGCACGGTGGTCTGGAGTTCGGTACGGACAACGTGCTGGAGGTAGTGGCGCACAACGACCGGCTGCCCAACAGTCGCTGGTACTCCGGGAGCGGGATCTACCGCCCGGTGCACCTCCTCGTCGGACCGCAGGCTCACATCGCACCGGAGGGTCCGCGCTTCACGACCGAGGCCGTACAGGACGGCAGCGCGACGGTCGGGATCGCGACGCGCATCGTCAACGACGGCGCGGTAGCGCGTTCCGTGACGATCTCGACCGTGCTGGTTCTTCCGTCCGGCGCCCGTGTCGGGCCGGTCATGGAGCGGATCAGGCTCGCCCCGGGGGAGTCGACGACCGTGCGGCAGACCGCCGCGATCGTGGGCGCCGCGCTCTGGTCGCCCGAGACACCGCACCTCCACACCGGCACTGTCCGGCTGCTCGGCGGCGAGGAGCTGCTCGACGAGGCGGCCGCCGAGTTCGGGATCCGGACGCTGACGGCCGATTCGCGCCACGGACTTCGCCTCAACGGAGTTCCGGTCAAGCTCCGGGGCGCGTGCATCCACCACGACAACGGCCCGATCGGGGCACACACGCTGGACGCCGCCGAACACCGGCGCGTCCGGATCCTCAAGGAGAGTGGCTACAACGCGATCCGTAGCGCCCACAATCCGGTTTCCCGGGCCACGCTGCGGGCCTGCGACCGGCTCGGCGTCCTAGTCATGGACGAGCTGACCGACGTCTGGTGGCGGACGAAGCAGCCGTTCGACTACGGACTGGACTTCGAGGAATGGTGGGAGCGCGACCTCGAGGCGATGATCTTGAAAGACGTCAACCATCCGTCCGTGATCATGTACTCGATCGGCAACGAGATCGCGGAGACGGCGACGCCCCGGGGCGTCCGGCTCAGTCAGGCCATGGCCGGCCGTGCGCGTGACCTCGACCCGACCCGGCTGGTGACCAACGGCATCAACGGTTTCCTCAACCTCATCGCGTCGATGAACGACGAGAAGGTGGCCAGGAAGGCGGAGGCGGCACGCGCGAGGGGTGAGAGCTTCGGAAAGAACCTCATCGTCGTCCTCAACCACGTCATGGGTGTGCTGGAGAAGGTGTTGCCCCACCTGGTCCGCCTGCCCCGGGTCGACCGGCGGACTCGTGACGCGTTCGCCGCGCTCGACGTCGCCGGCTACAACTACATGGCCGGCCGGTACCGCAAGGACACGCAGCGGTATCCCGATCGGCTCATCGTCGGCACCGAGACCAACCCGCCGGACACCGCCCGGGTCTGGCGCGAGATCGAGGCGCTTCCCCAGGTGCTCGGCGAGTTCGCGTGGACCGGTTGGGACTACGTCGGAGAGGCCGGCATCGCGGCTATCGAGTACGACCAGCCCCGCCGGTTGTTCAAGCCCTATCCGGCGCTGCTCGCCGGTGAGCCGGTCATCGACATCACCGGGTTCGCGCAGCCGCAGGCGTACCTCAATCAGGTCGCCTGGCGCCTCCGGACCGACCCCTACATCGCCGTCCACGAAGTCCAGCACAGCGGGCGCAAACGCGTGAGTAACAGCTGGCGGAGCGGCAACGTCGTGCACAGCTGGAGCTGGGAGGGCTTCGAGGGCACTGCGGCGACCGTCGAGGTCTACGCCGATGCCGCTCGCGTCGATCTGGTGCTCAACGGTGCTGTCGTGGGTAGCGCATCGATCGGCGCGCAGCAGGCGTTCACCGGGAGGTTCACGGTGGTTTACCGTCCCGGCGAGCTCGCCGCGATCGCCTACGACGAGACCGGCACGGAGATCGGCCGGGACGTGTTGCGCAGCACGTCGGAAATCCTTCGGTTACGGCTGGAACCGGAGACCGAGGGGTTGATCGCCGACGGCAGCGATCTGCTGTACGTGCCGATCAGCCTGACCGACGACGACGGCCGCGTGAAGCCGCTCGCTGACCGTCTCGTCGATTTGCACGTGGACGGCGCGGCGACGCTGCTCGGCTTCGGGAGCGCTCAGCCGATCACCGCCGAGGCGTTCACCGGCACCAGTCACTCGACGTATCGAGGACGCGCGCTCGCCGTGCTGCGGGCCGGGCACGCACCGGGCGATGTCACCATCACCGCCACAGCGCAGGGATGCGATCCGGTCTCCGTCACCGTTCCCGTCCGGCGCCCGGGGCGGTGA
- a CDS encoding cyclophilin-like fold protein: protein MRFSSGGAEVVVRMNDNPTSRDLLSKLPLTLTFEEFGGREKISYLPERLTTEGSPGSAPRNGTLIYYKPWGNLGFYYNATGGVDDNLITLGTVEAGMDRLDRLEQGQVTVEAI, encoded by the coding sequence GTGCGGTTCTCTAGCGGGGGAGCCGAGGTCGTCGTCCGCATGAACGACAACCCGACGAGCCGGGATCTGCTCTCGAAGCTGCCGCTGACGCTGACCTTCGAGGAGTTCGGCGGCCGGGAGAAGATCAGCTATCTGCCCGAGCGGCTCACCACCGAGGGTTCGCCGGGCAGCGCTCCGAGGAACGGCACGCTCATCTACTACAAGCCCTGGGGCAACCTCGGCTTCTACTACAACGCCACCGGCGGCGTTGACGACAACCTGATCACGCTCGGCACGGTCGAAGCCGGCATGGACCGGTTGGATCGCCTCGAGCAGGGTCAGGTCACCGTCGAGGCGATCTGA
- a CDS encoding helix-turn-helix transcriptional regulator, producing MARDTNLNELGEFLRARRAEVSPADAGLPDGGKGRRVAGLRREEVAVLSAISTDYYTRIEQGRIQASEPVLAEIARVLRLDEDQREYLYELAGKQTRRPRRLTRQRVDPQLQRLLDDLPTTPAFVIGRRTDILAWNAMGAALITDFGKIPEKHRTFIRLLFTDPAMRRLYADWEGITRLAIAQLRMHSVHHPDDPRLAALVGELSVADPQFRQWWASHQVAARGTGVKHLHHPVVGDLTLDWNTLTCATDPDQQIIVWTAEAGSPSHDGLRLLASWAADAARATAEHTGSGASPSAGIS from the coding sequence ATGGCTCGCGACACGAACCTGAACGAGTTGGGCGAGTTCCTCCGCGCGCGGCGCGCCGAGGTCTCCCCCGCCGATGCGGGGCTGCCCGACGGCGGTAAGGGGCGCCGGGTCGCCGGACTCCGGCGTGAGGAGGTGGCCGTGCTCTCCGCGATCAGCACCGACTACTACACCCGCATCGAGCAGGGCCGTATCCAGGCCTCCGAACCGGTGCTCGCGGAGATCGCCCGGGTCCTACGGCTCGATGAGGATCAACGCGAGTATCTGTACGAGCTCGCCGGCAAGCAGACCCGGCGGCCACGCCGTCTCACCCGGCAGAGGGTGGATCCGCAGCTGCAGCGACTGCTCGACGACCTGCCGACGACGCCGGCCTTCGTCATCGGACGGCGGACGGACATCCTGGCCTGGAACGCGATGGGCGCCGCGCTCATCACCGACTTCGGCAAGATCCCGGAGAAGCACCGGACGTTCATCCGGCTGCTGTTCACCGACCCGGCGATGCGCCGCCTCTACGCCGACTGGGAAGGCATCACCCGGCTGGCCATAGCCCAGCTGCGCATGCACAGCGTCCACCACCCGGACGACCCTCGCCTGGCCGCCCTGGTCGGCGAGCTGTCCGTCGCCGACCCCCAGTTCCGCCAATGGTGGGCCAGCCATCAGGTGGCCGCGCGCGGCACCGGCGTCAAACACCTGCACCATCCCGTGGTCGGCGATCTGACCCTGGACTGGAACACCCTGACCTGCGCAACCGACCCGGACCAGCAAATCATCGTCTGGACCGCAGAGGCCGGAAGCCCGTCACACGACGGTCTGCGCCTGCTCGCGTCCTGGGCCGCCGACGCGGCCCGGGCGACCGCCGAGCACACCGGAAGCGGCGCCTCACCGAGCGCCGGTATTTCCTGA